AAGCTTGCCATCTTGAGGATAGCTCAAAGGATAGTTTTTCTTCCATTCATAAATCATCTCTATCCAGTCTGTGTTAGTCTTCTTCTGTACATTTTCAACCAAGATTTTCAATATCTGCTTTACATCACCAATCAAGGCAATATCTGTGCTCACATTCTTGTCTATTTCAGCAGGGTCAATGTCTATGTGAATAATCTTGGCATTTGGCGCAAACCTGTCTACCTTGCTTATTACTCTGTCTGAAAACCTCGCACCAATAGCAATCAAAAGGTCACAGTGTGAAACTGCATAGTTAGAAGCACGACTTCCATGCATTCCAACAAGCCCTGTATAGTTTGGATGAGTTGATGGGAATCCACCAACACCCATCAAAGTTGTTGCAACTGGCGCATTTATCTTTTCTGCAAATTGAATGAGCTCTTCTGATGCCTCTGACGAAATAACCCCTCCGCCTGAGCAGATAAAAGGTCTTTGACTTGAATTTATAAGCTCAATCGCTTTTTCTATCTCTTCTTGTGTTGCAAAAACCTTTTTCCTAATTTTCTTTGGCTCCTTTCTCTCATATTCAGCATACTGCGCAGTAACATCCTTGCATACGTCAACCAAAACAGGTCCCGGTCTTCCACTTTGCGCAATTTCAAATGCACGTCGAATGGTATCGGCTAAAACATTTACATCTTTTACAATAAAATTGTGCTTTGTAATTGGCATAGTAATACCTGTTATATCAACCTCTTGGAACGAGTCTTTGCCAAGCAAGTTTGTTGGCACCTGACCTGTTATTGCAACAACTGGTACTGAGTCCATGTAGGCTGTTGCAATACCTGTAACAATATTTGTAGCACCGGGGCCTGAGGTTGTAAACACAACCCCAACCTTGCCAGATGCTCTTGCATACCCGTCTGCAGCATGGGAGGCGTGCTGTTCGTGCGATGTCAAATAGTGTTTTATCTCATTTTGATGTTTATAAAGCGCATCGTAGATATTCAGGGCAGCACCACCAGGATATCCAAATACCTCTTTTACCCCTTGTTCTTTTAAACACTCAATAATAATCTCTGCACCTGTCAGCTTCAAAATACCACAACCCCCAAACCAAGATTTTTATTCAAGTATAGCACCAGTTGACGCTGACCTTACAAGTTTTGAGTATCTGTAAAGATACCCCTTTTTCACTTTTGGCTCAAATGGCCCAAGACTTTCAAGTCTTCTTTTTATTTCTTCTTCAGGCACCTCTAAGGTAAGAGTTTTATTTTCTATGTCAATCGAGATGATATCTCCATCTTGCACAGCTGCAATCGGACCTCTCTCTGCTGCCTCTGGTGATACATGGCCAAAACAAGCGCCTCGTGTTGCACCAGAAAACCTTCCATCGGTGATGAGTGCAACATCTTCAATTAGTCCAACACCTGCCAAAGCTGATGTCGGTGAGAGCATCTCTCTCATCCCCGGTCCGCCTTTGGGACCTTCGTATCTTATAACAATCACATCGCCCTTTTGAATTTTCCCTTTCAAGATTGCTTCAAACACCTCTTCACCGCTTTCAAACACGCGCGCAGGTCCTCTGTGCTTCATTAGCTTTGGCGGCACAGCACTTTTCTTGACAACAGCACCATCTGGTGCAAGGTTGCCTCTTACAATCACAAGCCCGCCTGTTTCAGAATATGGATTGCCGATTGGCCTGATTACATTGTAATCTTTAACTTTTGCATCTTTGATATTCTCTCCCACAGTTTTCCCTGTAACTGTCAAAAGATTCAAATGAATCAAACCTTTTTTAGAAAGCTCATTCATAACAGCTTGAACGCCGCCCGCAAAGTAAAGGTCTTCGATGTGGTAATGCCCTGCTGGTGAAAGTTTGCAAAGGTTTGGTGTTCTGTCACTGATGTCATTTATAATATCAAGGTTTAGCTTAATACCAACCTCATTTGCTATTGCAGGAAGGTGCAAAATGGTGTTTGTTGACCCACCAAGCGCCATATCAACTGTCAAGGCATTTTCAAATGCCTCAATTGTTAAAATATCAGATGGTTTTATGTCTCTTTCTACAAGCTCAACTATCTTCATCCCGGCTATTTTAGCAAGGCGGATTCGTGCTGCCATCACAGCCGGAATTGTGCCATTCCCAGGAAGAGCCATTCCAAGTACTTCGCTCAAACAGTTCATTGTGTTTGCTGTGAACATGCCAGAACAAGAACCACAACCAGGGCATGCATTCTCTTCCAGAGCAAAAAGCTCCTCATCGGTAATCTTGCCAGCAGAGTACGCACCTACTGCTTCAAACACAGAATTCAAATCACATACCTTATTATCTACCTTGCCAGCAAGCATTGGACCGCCGCTTATAAGTATGCTTGGGATATTCACTCTTGCTGCAGCCATCAGCATTCCTGGTACAATCTTGTCGCAGTTTGGAATCAAGACCATGCCATCAAACTGATGTGCCATTACCATTGCTTCAATTGAGTCTGCAATCAGTTCTCTTGTGATGAGAGAATACTTCATTCCAATATGACCCATTGCAATTCCATCACACACACCAATTACGTTAAACTCTATAGGTGTTGCACCTGCAAGTCTGATACCTGCTTTTACTGCCTCTGCAATCTTGTCAAGGTGAATATGCCCAGGAACCACTTCGTTCCATGAATTTACAACAGCAATCAAAGGCCTTTTGAGTTCTTCATCTGTATATCCCATTGCCTTGAAAAGCGAGCGCTGAGGCGCTTTTTCAAAACCTTTTTTTACAATGTCACTCCTCATTATTTTTCACAGCTCCTTTAAAAGAATACTTTAGTCATATATATCAACACCATCAACAAGTGTAAGTTTTTTGAATTCTTCCATTAGTTTTTTTGTAATCGGTCCGACCTCACCATTGCCTATTTTTCTTCCATCAACCTCTGTGACTGCTATAACCTCTGCTGCCGTGCCCGTAAAGAAACACTCATCTGCATTGTAAAGGTTAAATAGTGTGAACACTTTTTCATACACAGGAATACCAAGATCTTTTGCAAGTTTCATCACAGTTCTTCTTGTAATACCATCCAAAGCTCCAAGGTAAACAGGTGGTGTGATAAGCTCGCCATCCTTTACAATGAAGATATTATCACCCGTGCACTCTGTAACATAACCATCTTGTGTGAGCATTATAGCCTCTGGTACACCTGCCATGTTTGCCTCAATCTTTGCTAAGATGTTATTTAGATAGTTCAATGACTTTATCTGAGGGTCTAAACACTGAGGACTATTCCTTCTTGTTGAAGCAGTAATAACCTTCATTCCCTTTTCATACATTTCCTGTGGATATAAAACAATTGAGTCAGCAATGATGACAATTGTCGGTTTTGGACATTTAGTGGGTGAGAGGCCTAAATCACCAACACCGCGTGACACAACAAGCCTTATATACCCATCTTTTATGTTATTAACTCTGCATGTCTTCTTTAAAGCCTCAATTATCTCTTCCTTTGATATTGGAATTTCCATGTAAATAGCCTTTGCTGCTTGATACAGCCTGTCCACATGTTCTTTACATTTAAAAATCTTTCCGTTGTAAACTCTTATTCCTTCAAACACCCCATCGCCATACAAAAACCCATGGTCAAACACTGATACTTTTGCCTCTGATTTTTTATAAAACTCCCCATCGATGTATATTAGTTTTTCTTCCATCGGAACATTTCCCCCTATGTGCATTATTAATTTTTTCAGGAAAAACTAAAAGATGATTAATTATTTATTGTATAACACTTAAAAACTTATGTCGACATGTTTTTTTGTACCACTTTGCATTTTTTTAATGATTTTTTCTTCTGAGAAGAGACTACATAAAAAGTTGAAGTTATTTTTATACATTATACCTAAGAGAAATTAGAAAGACAATAACAAAAAAGAAAAAGACCTCAAAACTGAGGTCCTAAAAAGCTTTACTGCACACATTCTAAAATTCTGCACATCCACTTGTACGTCTCGACAACCTCATCCAACACTGCATATTCAGATGGGGTGTGAGGATTGTAATAACCAACAGAAAGACAAAAGCTGCTTATTCCAAACCTGTCAGCGATGTATCTTATATCGGCAATGTGAGGACTTTTTTCTTTCTTTGCTGGAATTCCTAAACTTTTGCCTATTTCAATTACCTTGTCAATGCATTCTTTCTTAAAACATACATCTTTGCCACCATAGCTGCAGACAACATCGCCAAAACCCCGTCTGTCAAGGCCAATCACAAGATTTACACCTTTGAAAAACTCTGGATGGTTTTCAATGAAAAATATTACTCCTCTATGTTCGTCTTCGCAGGAAGTTGTGAGGAGAAATTTGAACTGGTAGTGGGTAAATCTCAAAAGAGCCAAAATGATTGCAATTCCGCATCTGTCATCAGCGCCTATTGGTCTTGTACCGTTTCCTTCAATTCTATCCGTTTTTTCATCGTAAACTACTTCCATCATCCAGTTTTTGCCCATCTCTTCACTTCCTACAGAGTCAAGATGGGCATTTAAAAGTACTTTTGGATTTTTTCCTCTTTCACCAAATAGATTGTTTTGCTTGTCATCATCATAGAAAACCAGCATCTCACTCAGTTCATTTTCTACAAACTCTTTCAGCTCTTCCTCTTTGCCAGGGTAGGACTCTATCGCGCACATCTTTAAAAGAAGTGACCTTATATAATCTCTTACCCCTCGGACATGGCATGGTACCTTCTTAAATGTTTCTTTATTTTTATTATATCACTTTTTTGGTGAGAATATATAAAAATTTTTCATGGAAAACTAAAAAAACCATGGGATTCGCCCATGGCTGGGAAAATATTTTATTGAGAAAATATTTTATAAAGAATTTGTCCACTTGCCGCACCTGTCTCCCCACATTGCAATAACTTTTCCTTCCATTGAGACTTTTACAACCTCACACCTGTTAGAACATCCTTTGCACTCAAAAGATGAGGTTGTAAATTCAATATCTGCTGCATCAAAGCCTCTAAAATTTGTCTTTACCTTGTTTTTCTCAACATAATCCTTTGCCAATATTGCGCTACCTATTGCCCCCATAACGTTAAAGTGTTCGGGGACAATAATTTCGCTTTTTAGCTCTCTTTCAAACGCAGCTTTTATGCCCTTGTTTGCTGCAACTCCGCCCTGGAAAACAAACGGTGGTTCTAAGTTTTTGCCCCTTCCAACATTGTTCAAGTAATTTCTCACAAGCGCATCGCAAAGCCCTCTTATAATCTCAGCCTTTGAAAATCCAAACTGCTGCTTTGCAATCATATCTGACTCTGCAAACACAGTACACCTTCCTGCAATCCTGACAGAATTTTTTGCTGACAGTGCCAAGTCACCAAACTGCTCAATTGGAATTTTGAGTCTTTCTGCCTGATGGTCCAAAAAAGAACCCGTACCAGCTGCACATACAGTGTTCATTGCAAAGTCCACAACCATCTGGTCTTTGATAATTATTATTTTTGAGTCCTGTCCTCCTATCTCAAAGATTGTCCTAACATTTGGAACAAAATGGATTGTGGCTGTCGCATGTGCTGTTATTTCGTTTTTTATAACATCCGCACCCAAGATTGCTCCTGCAAGCTGTCTGCCTGAACCAGTTGTGCCAACCCCTAAGACCTCAACATCTCCAAGACTCTCTTTTAGTTGCCGTATTCCCTCTTTAACAGAGTCAATTGGTTGCCCATTTGTCCTGATATATGTCTTAAAAAGGACATTTACATCTTTGTCAATCGCAACAACATTTGTAGACACAGAACCAACATCAACGCCTATGTAAATACTCTTCATACCATGACAACCCTTTCTTCATCAGCATGTTGTTGGAGATTATTTATAAGGACCTCATTTGTCTTTCCTTTCTTTCTATTTCTCAAAAGGTCAACAAAGGCTTCTATTCTTGTTAGCATATTTGCCTTTCCTGTTTGCTCATCAATTGGCAAAGATAGGATTGGAATATCAACCTCTTTTGAAATCTTTGGAATCAAGCTTTGTGTCACAAGCTCAGGCAAGCATGCAAACGGCATTAGGTGTACAATTCCATCAAACCCTCTTTCTTTAAAGTCTATAATATGTCCAACTGTTTCAACTGCATGCCCACCTATCAGAATCTTTATATATCTTTGTCCTTTTTTAATTATCTCTTTAAACCTCTTCGGTCGAAGTGCCCATGGGACTAAATTGTCGTTTATCCACTCAAAAAGATATAAGCTTCTTTCAACCTCAACACCAAGATTGCCTAAAATCTCTTCTATGCCAAAATTAATTGAACTTTCCATAACAACGTAAATCTCACCAACAATACCAACCTTAATTTTATCTCTTTCATCAACTTCCTTTGTGGGAATGCTAAGGAGCATATTCTTGCACTCTTCATATACTTTATAAAGCTCTTTTCGTGTCTTTATCTTGTCAAACTTTTCTTGGATCTCATTCCACACTTGAGTTGTCTGACCTTTATTGATTTCATAAGGTCTTATCTTTTGAACCATCTTTTCAAGCTCATCTAACTTCTGGACAAACCTGTATAATGTATACATTCTGTTTATTACTTTAGGCCATGGAACACCATTTCGGATTTTTTGGACATTTCTCCAAAATGCCTTCCAGTTATCCTGTGGTGCGTCGAATATTATAAGTTCAACATCGTCATAACCAAGCGACTTTAAAATGTTCCTGTGAGTGTCACCATAAAAACCTGCTCTGCAAGGCCCGTGCCCGCCAGAGGTCACAAGCACCTTTGCACCCTTTTCAATAGCCTCTAAGTATGTGCCCATGACCATCTTTAAAGGAATACAAGCAAACTCGGGTGAGTACTTCACACCAAGGTCCATTGTCCTCTGCGTTGGTTTTGGGGGCATTATAACTTCATGTTCTAAAAACTCAAAAAGCTTCTTGTACACAATTGCTGAGCCCATATATGGAAACGAAACCTTCATTTTCAATTACCTCCGCACTAAACTCCACGCGAAACACTTGCCCATTTCTTTCTCTTTAACATATCCACAAACGCTTCTATTCTTGTAAGCATGTGCCCTTCACCTGTGTGCTCATCCACCCTCAAGGTCGTAAAAGGCTTCCCTGCAACATCGCTTTCATACTGCAAAAACCTTCCAACAATGGCATCAGGGCCACATCCGAACGCCGTTACATGAATTAGTCCATCAACTTCTGGGTCTTTGAGATAGAAAAGACCTGCGCCAAGTACCCTGTTTGAAAACGTCCAGAATAGCCTTTTTCTGTAGTGTCTGAGGTTTTCATATGCAATATCTATTGGTACCATTTCAAAGGTTTTTATATTCACATTCATTGCTTCCAGTTTTTTTATTACATCCATGCTGATAAATGAGTCATAAACATCATAGACATATCCTAAAACAGCAATTGTTACTTCTCCATCTTTTTTGACCTTTCCCAAATCCTTCTCCCATCGCTGTAGCTTGTAGCTCTCAAGTGCCTTGTCACAGGTAAGTCCACTGTGAAGCAAATTTTTAAACCTCAAAAATACCTCCTCAGCCTTTTTTAAGGCAAGCCTTATCTCTCTGTGTGAAAATCCAAATATATCTGTCAATATATCATATGTTTTTGGTGAACTAATATCTTCATTGTTTTTTTCATTTATTATTGGCGAAATAACTCTTCCATGACTTCCTTCAACAGTTCCTTCAATTATATCAGGAAGTCCCATAAACTTAGGACAAAAATATTCCGGTTTTCTTATTCGTGCAAATCTTGGTACAAATACATAATCTGCCTTTTCAAGACCCTCTATTACATGTCCGGTAAAAATCTTAATTGGCGCACAAATATCAGACACAGCAGCTTTAGAGCCTTTGTCAAGAATGTCTTTATTTGTTATTCCAGTGTCAACTACTTCAAAGCCAAGCTCTTTAAACAAGGTATCCCACAGCGGAAAATAATAGTAATATAAAAGTGCATGGGGAATCGCTATCTTCATAAAGATTTATCTCCTTTAACCTCTATTGTATCCTTTACTATTATAACACAATCCAAAATAGGTGTCTAAAAAAAGGGGCAGCTATCTTTTGAAAAAACAACTGCCCCTTTCTTGGTTAGTCTTTTGGTCTCATTGTCGGAAAGAGTAAAACATCCCTGATAGAGTATGAATCTGTTAAAAGCATCACCAGTCTGTCAATCCCAATGCCAAGCCCACCTGTCGGTGGCATTCCGTACTCTAACGCTTCTAAAAAGTCCTCGTCCATCATGTGAGCTTCTTGGTTACCTCTTTGCCTTTCTTTCAGCTGTTCTAAGAACCTCTCTCTTTGGTCAAATGGGTCGTTTAGCTCCGAAAAAGCGTTCGCAATCTCCCTGCATGTTATGAAAAGTTCAAACCTTTCTGTAAACTGTGGATTGTCTTTTTTTCTCTTTGCAAGTGGTGATACCTCAACTGGATAGTCCATAATAAATGTGGGCTGGACTAAAAAGTCCTCAACCTTTTGCTCAAAAACCTCGTTTATAATGTGGCCTACTTGCCAGTTTTCCTCAACCTCAATACCAAGATCTTTTGCAATCTTTCTTGCCTCATCCAAAGAAGAAACCTGTGAAAAGTCAACTCCTACATATTTTTTTATCGCATCAATCATTGTAAGCCTTTGCCAAGGTGGTGTCAAGTCAATCTCTTGCCCCTGATATGTTATTTTTAGCGTTCTCAAAACCTCTTTTGCAACAGTTGTTATTAGCTCTTCGGTTAAATTCATCATATCTTTATAATCAGCATAGGCCTGATAAATCTCAATTGTTGTAAATTCTGGATTGTGCTTGATTGAGATACCTTCGTTTCTAAACACACGACCAAGCTCGTAAACTTTATCAAACCCGCCAACAATAAGCCTTTTTAAATGAAGCTCTGTTGCTATTCTAAGGTACAGGTCAATGTCAAGTGCGTTGTGGTGAGTAATGAACGGCCTTGCGGCAGCACCACCCGCAATAGGACTCAAAACTGGCGTTTCTACCTCTAAAAAGCCTCTGTCATCTAAATACTTTCTAATTGAACGAATTATTAAACTCCTTTTTATAAATGTATCTCTCACCTGGGGATTTACAATCAAATCAAGGTATCTTTTTCTGTATCTTGTATCCACATCTCTCAAGCCGTGCCATTTTTCAGGAAGAGGCCTAAGACACTTTGTAAGCATCTCAATCTCTTTAGCCTTGATTGAAATCTCGCCTTTGTGTGTCCTGAAGACCTCACCTTTGACGCCTATAAAATCGCCAATATCATAGTATTCTTTGAACTCCTGGTATTTCTCCTCGCCAACTTCATCAATCTTAATATAAATTTGAATTTTCCCTTTTGGATCTAAAATATCAACAAACGAAGCCTTACCATGACCCCTTTTTGATAGCATTCTTCCTGCAACAGAGACAAACTGACCTTCAAACTTCTCAAAATTTTCTTTAATCTCTGTTGAATAATGAGTAGAATCATACTTTACCTTTTCGTATGGATTGTACTTATTTTGCTGAAGTTCTCTTAGTTTCTTTATCCTATTTTGTATCTGCTCGTTTAGTTCCTCTTGTGTAAACTCAAACTCCTGCATATCCTTTCACCAACTCCGTCTTTTTATTTTGATATCTCAAGTATCTTATATCTGAACTTTCCTGCAGGAACAGTAACCTCCACAACATCTCCAACTTTTTTGCCAATTAGTGCTTTGCCAACAGGTGACTCATCAGAAATCTTAAACTCAAAGGGATTTGCCTCTTTTGAACCAACGATGGAATACTCAACAATCTCACCTGTATCTACATTTTGAATCTTGACGTTTGTACCAATCCCCACAAAGTCAGTTGAAACTTCATCTTTGTCAATTATCTTTGCATTGTTTATAAGCTTTTCTAAGTATGCAATCCTCTCTTCCAAAGCTGCCTGCTCTGCTTTTGCTTCGTCGTACTCAGAGTTTTCGGAAAGGTCACCAAATGAACGTGCAATCTTTATCTTTTCAGCAACCTCTTTTCTTTTAACAGTCTTTAGATTTTCAAGCTCTTTTAAGTACTTTTCATAAGCCTCACGAGAAAGTTGAAACTTTGCTGTATCCATTTCTCTTGCCATTTTTTCCTCCCCTTTTTCTATGAAGAAAATTGAAATCTCGTTTTTAAGATTAATTTTAGTTTATTGATATATAATTTATGCTTGAACATTTTAACTTTTGTCAATTATAAACCAAAGGACTTTTTATGTCAAGAAAGAAAAGTTGAGATTCATTGCAGAAATTCCTTATCAAGTATGGTATAATATAAAGAAAACTCTTGTATAAAAAGAAGGTGTATAAACGATGCAAAAAAATATCAATATAGAATTTCCTCTAGAAATATTCTTGGCTTTACGGGAAGACGAAAACAAATTATCTGCTGAAATAAAAAAGTTAATTGCCGCAAAGTATTATAAAGAAAAAAAATTATCAATTGGTCAAGCGGCTGAACTTGCAAACCTCAGTGAGGAAGAATTTATTAAATACTTGGCTGAACAAGGAATTTCAATATTTAATTTTGACCACCCAAATGAAATAATAGAGGATGTTCAAAATGCGTAAAGTAATAGATAATTCCACTCCTATAATTGCTCTTAACTCTATTAATAAACTATATTTGTTAAAGTCCCTTTATGAAAAAGTTTATATTCCATATGCTGTGTACGAAGAAGTTGCGTTAAGTGGCCCTGAAGACAAAAGAATAAATGTTAAAAAGCATGAATTTATTGTCATAGAAAAAATTAAAAATGAAGAAGCTAAAAAATTTTTTTCGACTTCATTGCATAAGGGCGAAGTAGAAGTAATAATCTTAGCAAAAGAAATAAATGCCGAACTTTGCGTTATTGATGATTACCTTGCAAGAAAATATGCAAACTTATTTGGCTTGAAAGTAACAGGTACTATTGGTATTCTAATTAAAGCTAAAGAAAAAGGGTTAATTCAACACGTTAAACCGTTTCTTGATGAATTAATAAAAAACAAAATTTATATTGGCAAAGATTTGTATAACCAAATTTTGGAAATTGCCAAAGAAAAATAAATCATTCTTCATCCTCTGGCTCTATATGAATTGTTATATAAGAGTTTGGCAGGGCATTTTTAATCTCATCCTCAATCATATTACAAAGATTGTGTGCATCAATCAAAGTTGTTGAGTTTTCCATTCGTATATGAACATCAATCTCCCTTCTGTCGCCACTCTTTCTTGTTCTAAGCTTGTGATAACTT
This Caldicellulosiruptor changbaiensis DNA region includes the following protein-coding sequences:
- the ilvB gene encoding biosynthetic-type acetolactate synthase large subunit; the protein is MKLTGAEIIIECLKEQGVKEVFGYPGGAALNIYDALYKHQNEIKHYLTSHEQHASHAADGYARASGKVGVVFTTSGPGATNIVTGIATAYMDSVPVVAITGQVPTNLLGKDSFQEVDITGITMPITKHNFIVKDVNVLADTIRRAFEIAQSGRPGPVLVDVCKDVTAQYAEYERKEPKKIRKKVFATQEEIEKAIELINSSQRPFICSGGGVISSEASEELIQFAEKINAPVATTLMGVGGFPSTHPNYTGLVGMHGSRASNYAVSHCDLLIAIGARFSDRVISKVDRFAPNAKIIHIDIDPAEIDKNVSTDIALIGDVKQILKILVENVQKKTNTDWIEMIYEWKKNYPLSYPQDGKLHPQYVVERISALTNNDAIITTEVGQNQIWAAQFYKYQRPRQFISSGGLGTMGYGFGAAIGAKIARPDKVVIDIAGDGSFRMNCGELATAVHYNIPVIVALLNNGVLGMVRQWQDLFYGKRFSQTTLDRPPDFVKLADAYGALGIRVTSPDEVDGAILKALEAGRPTVIDFVIDKDEKALPIVPPGAPIDEIID
- the ilvD gene encoding dihydroxy-acid dehydratase, which gives rise to MRSDIVKKGFEKAPQRSLFKAMGYTDEELKRPLIAVVNSWNEVVPGHIHLDKIAEAVKAGIRLAGATPIEFNVIGVCDGIAMGHIGMKYSLITRELIADSIEAMVMAHQFDGMVLIPNCDKIVPGMLMAAARVNIPSILISGGPMLAGKVDNKVCDLNSVFEAVGAYSAGKITDEELFALEENACPGCGSCSGMFTANTMNCLSEVLGMALPGNGTIPAVMAARIRLAKIAGMKIVELVERDIKPSDILTIEAFENALTVDMALGGSTNTILHLPAIANEVGIKLNLDIINDISDRTPNLCKLSPAGHYHIEDLYFAGGVQAVMNELSKKGLIHLNLLTVTGKTVGENIKDAKVKDYNVIRPIGNPYSETGGLVIVRGNLAPDGAVVKKSAVPPKLMKHRGPARVFESGEEVFEAILKGKIQKGDVIVIRYEGPKGGPGMREMLSPTSALAGVGLIEDVALITDGRFSGATRGACFGHVSPEAAERGPIAAVQDGDIISIDIENKTLTLEVPEEEIKRRLESLGPFEPKVKKGYLYRYSKLVRSASTGAILE
- the ilvE gene encoding branched-chain-amino-acid transaminase, which produces MEEKLIYIDGEFYKKSEAKVSVFDHGFLYGDGVFEGIRVYNGKIFKCKEHVDRLYQAAKAIYMEIPISKEEIIEALKKTCRVNNIKDGYIRLVVSRGVGDLGLSPTKCPKPTIVIIADSIVLYPQEMYEKGMKVITASTRRNSPQCLDPQIKSLNYLNNILAKIEANMAGVPEAIMLTQDGYVTECTGDNIFIVKDGELITPPVYLGALDGITRRTVMKLAKDLGIPVYEKVFTLFNLYNADECFFTGTAAEVIAVTEVDGRKIGNGEVGPITKKLMEEFKKLTLVDGVDIYD
- a CDS encoding zinc-binding metallopeptidase family protein, with the translated sequence MCAIESYPGKEEELKEFVENELSEMLVFYDDDKQNNLFGERGKNPKVLLNAHLDSVGSEEMGKNWMMEVVYDEKTDRIEGNGTRPIGADDRCGIAIILALLRFTHYQFKFLLTTSCEDEHRGVIFFIENHPEFFKGVNLVIGLDRRGFGDVVCSYGGKDVCFKKECIDKVIEIGKSLGIPAKKEKSPHIADIRYIADRFGISSFCLSVGYYNPHTPSEYAVLDEVVETYKWMCRILECVQ
- a CDS encoding acyl-CoA dehydratase activase; the protein is MKSIYIGVDVGSVSTNVVAIDKDVNVLFKTYIRTNGQPIDSVKEGIRQLKESLGDVEVLGVGTTGSGRQLAGAILGADVIKNEITAHATATIHFVPNVRTIFEIGGQDSKIIIIKDQMVVDFAMNTVCAAGTGSFLDHQAERLKIPIEQFGDLALSAKNSVRIAGRCTVFAESDMIAKQQFGFSKAEIIRGLCDALVRNYLNNVGRGKNLEPPFVFQGGVAANKGIKAAFERELKSEIIVPEHFNVMGAIGSAILAKDYVEKNKVKTNFRGFDAADIEFTTSSFECKGCSNRCEVVKVSMEGKVIAMWGDRCGKWTNSL
- a CDS encoding 2-hydroxyacyl-CoA dehydratase gives rise to the protein MKVSFPYMGSAIVYKKLFEFLEHEVIMPPKPTQRTMDLGVKYSPEFACIPLKMVMGTYLEAIEKGAKVLVTSGGHGPCRAGFYGDTHRNILKSLGYDDVELIIFDAPQDNWKAFWRNVQKIRNGVPWPKVINRMYTLYRFVQKLDELEKMVQKIRPYEINKGQTTQVWNEIQEKFDKIKTRKELYKVYEECKNMLLSIPTKEVDERDKIKVGIVGEIYVVMESSINFGIEEILGNLGVEVERSLYLFEWINDNLVPWALRPKRFKEIIKKGQRYIKILIGGHAVETVGHIIDFKERGFDGIVHLMPFACLPELVTQSLIPKISKEVDIPILSLPIDEQTGKANMLTRIEAFVDLLRNRKKGKTNEVLINNLQQHADEERVVMV
- a CDS encoding acyl-CoA dehydratase activase-related protein, yielding MKIAIPHALLYYYYFPLWDTLFKELGFEVVDTGITNKDILDKGSKAAVSDICAPIKIFTGHVIEGLEKADYVFVPRFARIRKPEYFCPKFMGLPDIIEGTVEGSHGRVISPIINEKNNEDISSPKTYDILTDIFGFSHREIRLALKKAEEVFLRFKNLLHSGLTCDKALESYKLQRWEKDLGKVKKDGEVTIAVLGYVYDVYDSFISMDVIKKLEAMNVNIKTFEMVPIDIAYENLRHYRKRLFWTFSNRVLGAGLFYLKDPEVDGLIHVTAFGCGPDAIVGRFLQYESDVAGKPFTTLRVDEHTGEGHMLTRIEAFVDMLKRKKWASVSRGV
- the lysS gene encoding lysine--tRNA ligase, translating into MQEFEFTQEELNEQIQNRIKKLRELQQNKYNPYEKVKYDSTHYSTEIKENFEKFEGQFVSVAGRMLSKRGHGKASFVDILDPKGKIQIYIKIDEVGEEKYQEFKEYYDIGDFIGVKGEVFRTHKGEISIKAKEIEMLTKCLRPLPEKWHGLRDVDTRYRKRYLDLIVNPQVRDTFIKRSLIIRSIRKYLDDRGFLEVETPVLSPIAGGAAARPFITHHNALDIDLYLRIATELHLKRLIVGGFDKVYELGRVFRNEGISIKHNPEFTTIEIYQAYADYKDMMNLTEELITTVAKEVLRTLKITYQGQEIDLTPPWQRLTMIDAIKKYVGVDFSQVSSLDEARKIAKDLGIEVEENWQVGHIINEVFEQKVEDFLVQPTFIMDYPVEVSPLAKRKKDNPQFTERFELFITCREIANAFSELNDPFDQRERFLEQLKERQRGNQEAHMMDEDFLEALEYGMPPTGGLGIGIDRLVMLLTDSYSIRDVLLFPTMRPKD
- the greA gene encoding transcription elongation factor GreA, with the translated sequence MAREMDTAKFQLSREAYEKYLKELENLKTVKRKEVAEKIKIARSFGDLSENSEYDEAKAEQAALEERIAYLEKLINNAKIIDKDEVSTDFVGIGTNVKIQNVDTGEIVEYSIVGSKEANPFEFKISDESPVGKALIGKKVGDVVEVTVPAGKFRYKILEISK
- a CDS encoding UPF0175 family protein, with product MQKNINIEFPLEIFLALREDENKLSAEIKKLIAAKYYKEKKLSIGQAAELANLSEEEFIKYLAEQGISIFNFDHPNEIIEDVQNA
- a CDS encoding DUF3368 domain-containing protein, which produces MRKVIDNSTPIIALNSINKLYLLKSLYEKVYIPYAVYEEVALSGPEDKRINVKKHEFIVIEKIKNEEAKKFFSTSLHKGEVEVIILAKEINAELCVIDDYLARKYANLFGLKVTGTIGILIKAKEKGLIQHVKPFLDELIKNKIYIGKDLYNQILEIAKEK